From a region of the Posidoniimonas corsicana genome:
- a CDS encoding BatA domain-containing protein, with translation MSVLAPLYLLGLAAISLPLVFHLIRRTPRRETQFSSLMFLEPSPPRITRRSRLDNLLLLLLRALAITLLAVAFARPFFRQSARTSPSDAMGERVAVLVDASASMRRGDLWRQAVAAVDETLKRYRPQDQYSLYAFDLSLRPIVSRQDLAQVPSAQRRATALARLREFSPTWAATSIGQAMGDALASLEGEGEPDAQKMVGQRRVVIVSDLQQGGRLSDFSQYEWPDDAVLELVPVTTGASTNAGLALLGQRSNESEEPTEEKLRVRVINSTDSISDSFRLEWRNASGDPLDDATDVYVPPGESRVARVSLPATRDEYMQLSLTGDDFDFDNTVHYVRPEVDQARVIYSGVDDVGDADGMAYYVARAVESVPLGAAVLEQAQPDSALLTNAPPELVVVTAQPTKAQCTALRDYMRAGGTTLYVVQEGDDAALGALVGGDAIEVTEADVDDYALLGEIDFRHPLFAPMAGPQFNNFTQIHFWKHRQVDRADLSDAAVLARFDSGAPAIIEQRIGRGKLIVFTSSWRPADSQLARSWKFLLMLSALINQGRGDSAFSGSYLIGEQAPLPNGIDLPQDAFLTKPDGTRILIQSGVSAVEDTDSPGVYAVSTTERPAMFSVHVDPLESETAPLPQEAFEQLGCRLAGEFDPATANAELRQMRDIELEGQQKVWKYLVAVALLLLIVETLLAGKLSRPTAPQPAPA, from the coding sequence ATGAGCGTGCTGGCCCCACTCTACCTGCTCGGCCTGGCGGCCATCTCACTGCCGCTGGTGTTCCACCTGATCCGGCGGACGCCGCGCCGCGAGACGCAGTTCAGCTCGTTGATGTTCCTGGAGCCGTCGCCTCCGAGAATCACGCGACGCAGCCGTCTGGACAATCTGCTCCTGCTGCTCCTGCGGGCTCTGGCCATCACGCTGCTGGCAGTTGCGTTCGCACGACCATTCTTCCGCCAATCGGCCAGGACATCGCCAAGTGACGCCATGGGGGAGCGTGTCGCCGTGTTGGTAGACGCCAGCGCGAGCATGAGGCGCGGCGACCTGTGGCGGCAGGCCGTCGCCGCCGTCGACGAGACTCTCAAGCGTTACCGGCCGCAGGACCAGTATTCGCTGTATGCCTTTGATCTATCACTCCGTCCGATCGTGAGCCGACAAGACTTGGCCCAAGTTCCCTCAGCCCAGCGCCGCGCAACTGCCCTGGCGCGCCTCCGAGAGTTCTCACCGACCTGGGCGGCCACGAGCATCGGCCAAGCGATGGGCGACGCGCTGGCTAGCCTCGAGGGCGAAGGCGAACCCGACGCTCAAAAGATGGTTGGGCAACGCCGTGTTGTGATCGTAAGCGACCTTCAGCAAGGCGGCCGGCTGAGCGACTTCAGCCAGTATGAATGGCCCGACGATGCGGTGCTGGAACTCGTTCCGGTGACGACCGGCGCATCAACCAACGCGGGGCTGGCGCTGCTCGGTCAGCGATCGAATGAGAGCGAAGAGCCGACAGAGGAGAAGCTACGTGTCCGAGTGATTAACTCGACCGACTCAATCAGCGATAGCTTCCGGCTGGAGTGGCGGAACGCTTCGGGTGACCCACTCGATGACGCAACCGACGTCTATGTTCCCCCGGGCGAGAGTCGCGTCGCCCGCGTCAGCCTACCGGCTACCCGTGACGAGTACATGCAGCTATCGCTCACCGGGGACGACTTTGACTTTGATAACACGGTACACTACGTCCGCCCCGAGGTCGATCAGGCTCGTGTCATCTACTCGGGCGTCGACGACGTAGGGGACGCGGACGGGATGGCCTACTACGTGGCCCGCGCCGTAGAGAGCGTCCCGTTGGGGGCGGCGGTACTCGAACAGGCCCAGCCCGACAGCGCCCTGCTCACAAACGCGCCCCCTGAGCTCGTAGTAGTGACCGCTCAGCCAACAAAGGCGCAGTGTACTGCTCTCCGTGACTACATGCGAGCGGGGGGCACTACGCTGTACGTCGTCCAGGAAGGCGACGACGCAGCACTCGGCGCTCTTGTGGGCGGCGACGCAATCGAAGTCACCGAAGCCGATGTGGATGATTACGCGTTGCTGGGCGAGATAGATTTCAGGCACCCGCTGTTCGCTCCGATGGCGGGTCCCCAATTCAATAACTTCACACAGATCCACTTTTGGAAGCACCGCCAGGTCGACAGAGCAGATCTCTCGGACGCGGCGGTTCTCGCCCGGTTTGATTCCGGCGCACCGGCGATCATCGAGCAACGGATCGGGCGGGGGAAGCTGATTGTTTTTACGAGCAGCTGGCGGCCGGCCGACAGCCAGCTGGCCCGCTCGTGGAAGTTCCTGCTCATGCTGTCGGCATTGATTAATCAGGGTCGCGGCGACAGCGCGTTCTCCGGCAGCTACCTGATTGGCGAGCAGGCGCCGCTACCCAACGGCATCGACCTGCCCCAAGACGCATTTTTGACCAAACCGGATGGAACCAGGATACTCATCCAAAGCGGCGTTTCCGCCGTTGAAGATACCGACTCACCCGGCGTTTACGCGGTCAGCACGACCGAGAGGCCAGCCATGTTCAGTGTGCACGTCGATCCGCTCGAGAGCGAAACCGCGCCGCTGCCCCAAGAGGCGTTCGAGCAGCTCGGGTGCCGGCTCGCGGGGGAGTTCGACCCCGCAACAGCCAACGCCGAGTTGCGTCAGATGCGGGACATTGAACTGGAGGGGCAGCAGAAGGTCTGGAAGTACCTCGTTGCTGTCGCGCTGCTGTTGCTGATTGTCGAAACCCTGCTGGCGGGCAAGCTGTCGCGACCCACGGCGCCGCAGCCCGCCCCCGCCTAA
- a CDS encoding sigma-70 family RNA polymerase sigma factor gives MSELTSSCADDLNASRALFVQLLSKHQRKIYAFIRSLTPTTGDADDIMQDTSLVLWEKWEQFDQSRDFFKWACGFANIQVLRHRRKSATDRLWFDDELLQLLASQMLDRVDLFDLRREALDKCIQKLAADERTVVEHYYREGMSISNVAEKAGTSMRSIHRKLARARRALQRCISAAVPQ, from the coding sequence GTGAGCGAACTAACTTCAAGCTGTGCCGACGACCTGAACGCGTCCAGAGCGTTGTTCGTACAACTGCTGTCGAAGCACCAGCGCAAGATCTACGCGTTCATACGTTCATTGACGCCAACCACTGGCGATGCCGACGACATCATGCAGGACACCAGCTTGGTGCTGTGGGAGAAGTGGGAGCAGTTCGATCAGAGCCGTGACTTCTTCAAATGGGCCTGTGGATTCGCCAATATCCAGGTGCTCCGCCACCGTCGAAAGTCGGCGACCGACCGGCTCTGGTTCGACGACGAGCTGCTTCAGCTACTCGCTTCGCAGATGCTCGACCGGGTCGATCTGTTCGATTTGCGACGCGAGGCGCTCGACAAGTGCATCCAGAAGCTCGCGGCCGACGAGCGGACCGTTGTGGAGCACTACTACAGAGAAGGCATGTCGATCTCCAACGTTGCGGAGAAGGCGGGAACCTCGATGCGCAGCATCCACCGCAAGCTTGCGCGGGCCCGGAGGGCGCTCCAACGCTGCATCTCCGCGGCGGTTCCTCAGTAG
- a CDS encoding AAA family ATPase → MSIDIENYEQEEQVVQQIREGSERIRGELSKVIVGQKEVVEQLLITLFAGGHCLLTGAPGLAKTLLVRSIAQVFHLRFQRIQFTPDLMPADITGTEILEESPDGQRRLQFVKGPIFANVILADEINRTPPKTQAALLEAMQEHQVTAGGVRYPLDEPFFVLATQNPIEMEGTYPLPEAQLDRFMFNVVIDYLPEDDEVQVVTQTTSSRPADIEPIFSSDDVLRFHEMVRRVPVAQEVVRYAVRLAAASRPGQPDTPDFVNEWVSWGAGIRAGQYLVLGAKARALLQGRSHVSPEDIRALAHATLRHRTLIGYRAEAEGVTVDDVIDRLLKHVRGIDR, encoded by the coding sequence ATGAGCATCGACATCGAAAACTACGAACAAGAAGAGCAAGTCGTGCAGCAGATCCGCGAGGGAAGCGAGCGGATCCGCGGCGAGCTGTCGAAGGTGATTGTCGGCCAGAAAGAGGTGGTCGAGCAGCTGCTGATCACGCTATTCGCCGGCGGACACTGCCTGCTGACGGGGGCTCCGGGACTGGCGAAAACGCTGCTGGTGCGATCGATCGCCCAGGTGTTCCACCTCCGGTTCCAGCGTATCCAGTTCACCCCCGACCTGATGCCCGCCGACATTACCGGAACGGAGATCCTGGAGGAGTCGCCGGACGGGCAGCGAAGGCTGCAGTTTGTCAAAGGCCCGATATTCGCCAACGTGATCCTTGCCGACGAAATCAACCGCACGCCGCCAAAAACCCAGGCCGCCCTGCTCGAAGCAATGCAGGAGCACCAGGTGACCGCGGGCGGGGTGCGTTACCCGCTCGATGAGCCGTTCTTCGTCCTCGCGACGCAGAACCCAATCGAGATGGAGGGAACCTACCCGCTTCCCGAGGCACAGCTCGACCGCTTCATGTTCAACGTGGTCATCGACTACCTGCCCGAAGACGATGAGGTGCAAGTCGTAACCCAAACAACGTCGTCGAGGCCCGCTGACATCGAACCGATTTTCTCGAGCGACGATGTGCTCCGATTCCACGAGATGGTGCGGAGGGTTCCGGTAGCGCAGGAAGTCGTCCGCTACGCCGTGCGGCTGGCGGCGGCCTCGCGTCCCGGCCAGCCGGACACGCCCGACTTCGTCAACGAGTGGGTAAGCTGGGGGGCGGGCATCCGGGCGGGGCAGTACCTGGTGCTGGGCGCCAAGGCCCGCGCACTTCTGCAGGGCCGGTCACACGTATCGCCGGAGGACATCCGGGCGCTCGCCCACGCAACGCTCCGCCACCGCACGCTGATTGGGTACCGGGCGGAGGCCGAGGGCGTGACCGTCGACGATGTTATTGACCGTTTGCTTAAGCATGTCCGCGGCATCGACCGGTAG
- a CDS encoding DUF58 domain-containing protein produces the protein MRIKNLQMRAKVIVEGFYAGIHRSPYHGFSVEFSEYRQYSPGDDLRYLDWRLLARTDRHYVKRFEDETNLLCYLLVDTSRSMAFQAGGVSKHEYARTLAATMGYFLYLQRDAVGLAVFDEVIREYLPPRRRAGHLRHLMAALQRQPDGMGTNVAEPLEQVARSVKKRGLVVLISDLIAPTDLLKRQVAYLRSRGHEMIILRVLDPAELAFSFDDARIFHDLESGKKLYIDPDVAKRKYLDAFQSHAATLSQDCKELGVELVVCPTDRPLELSLFDLLRTRLERGRTPARNDRIARRAR, from the coding sequence ATGCGCATCAAGAACCTCCAGATGCGGGCGAAAGTGATCGTAGAGGGCTTCTACGCCGGAATCCACCGCAGCCCCTACCACGGATTCTCGGTCGAGTTCAGCGAGTACCGCCAGTACTCGCCAGGCGATGACCTGCGCTACCTCGACTGGCGGCTGCTGGCCCGGACCGACCGCCACTACGTCAAGCGTTTCGAGGACGAGACTAACCTGCTGTGCTACCTGCTCGTTGACACAAGCCGTTCAATGGCGTTTCAGGCGGGCGGCGTCAGCAAACATGAGTACGCCCGCACGCTGGCGGCTACGATGGGCTACTTCCTCTACCTGCAGCGGGACGCCGTCGGACTGGCCGTATTCGACGAAGTGATTCGCGAGTACCTTCCCCCGCGGCGCCGCGCGGGCCACCTCCGCCATTTGATGGCCGCCTTGCAGCGGCAACCCGACGGCATGGGAACCAATGTCGCCGAGCCGCTGGAGCAGGTAGCCCGGTCGGTCAAGAAGCGCGGTCTAGTGGTGTTGATCTCTGACCTGATCGCGCCGACCGACCTGCTGAAGCGTCAGGTGGCCTACCTGCGCTCTCGTGGGCATGAAATGATCATCCTGCGCGTACTCGACCCAGCCGAATTGGCGTTCTCGTTTGACGATGCGAGAATCTTCCACGACCTCGAGTCCGGCAAGAAGCTCTACATTGATCCCGACGTAGCGAAGCGCAAGTACCTCGACGCGTTCCAGTCGCACGCGGCGACGCTGAGCCAGGACTGCAAAGAGCTTGGAGTCGAGCTGGTTGTGTGCCCAACCGATCGGCCGCTTGAGCTGTCGCTCTTCGACCTGCTGCGTACGCGGCTCGAACGCGGCCGCACACCGGCCCGCAACGACCGGATCGCTAGGAGGGCCCGATGA
- a CDS encoding peptidase MA family metallohydrolase: MPRVAAHVLLLTVIGASVAPSLAATVSEAEKLLLKGSYEECIELAEAEIEEGIRLEQWRHVKAEAELAIGRYADAMATVEEGLESYPQSIRMRMLAHQVFRFNGRDELAAMHLGRVGQLIETRSRRYWSTNDLLTLGRYLLMQGEDARRVLELCYDPITAQHPDFIIGHLASAELALEKYDHALAAQTLESAPEAAQSDPRYHYLLARAFADGDPKRASAALAKALELNPRHPESLLMQVERLIDAEQYVNARSLLAKVLEVNSKHPVANAYQSVLHNIAGDEQGESSARNAALSSWKSNPEVDHTIGRKLSDKYRFSEGADYQRRALEMDSGYLPARVQLAQDLLRLGEEEEGWRLIQEVSATDGYNVVAHNLATLHDSLVKHQVLADDAFYLRMEQHEAAVYGERVLDLLSKAKQTICEKYDVSIEEPVVVDIFPNKNDFAVRTFGIPGADGFLGVCFGNVITANSPAALGDTKANWQAVLWHEFCHVVTLKKSANKMPRWLSEGISVYEELEQDETWGQRMTPTYRQMVLDGEMAPLSELSSMFLAPKSPLHLQFAYYESSMAVRYLIENYGFETIKIILDDLAAGVSINEALVRHADPLGKLNSGFQEYLTSEAEGLAPKLNWDEFDLPPAAEADAVAEWLEGHPDNFYGLIRHAQTLQRSGDWQAAIDPASRLRELYPEYTGAGNAYTLLSQSYHELNDEASEREALEALAARDSEATGAFFRLAEMAEQNQDWGAVLQNAERLLAVDPLTPIPHRYLARAADALEQPTSAIAAYRALLEFETSDPVNAHYRLATLLQDEGRRDEARREVLLALEDAPRFLDAHKLLLELVDMNDEAPSTDAPSAEHGERESEGQTAGDAETASEEP, from the coding sequence ATGCCTAGGGTTGCTGCTCACGTACTCCTGCTAACAGTAATTGGCGCTAGCGTTGCGCCAAGCCTAGCGGCGACCGTAAGCGAGGCGGAAAAGCTGCTCCTCAAGGGAAGCTACGAAGAGTGCATCGAGTTGGCGGAGGCGGAAATTGAGGAAGGCATACGCCTCGAACAGTGGAGGCACGTCAAGGCCGAAGCCGAGCTGGCGATTGGCCGCTACGCGGATGCCATGGCCACTGTCGAGGAGGGCCTGGAGTCCTACCCGCAAAGCATCCGCATGCGGATGCTGGCTCACCAGGTGTTCCGCTTCAACGGTCGCGACGAGCTCGCCGCAATGCACCTTGGCCGCGTCGGCCAGCTCATCGAGACGCGATCTCGCCGGTACTGGTCAACGAACGACCTGCTGACTCTCGGCAGGTATCTCCTCATGCAAGGCGAAGACGCCCGGCGGGTGCTCGAACTCTGCTACGACCCGATCACGGCGCAGCACCCTGACTTCATCATCGGGCACTTGGCGTCGGCCGAGCTCGCACTCGAGAAGTACGACCACGCGTTGGCGGCCCAAACTCTCGAGTCAGCGCCGGAGGCCGCCCAGTCCGATCCGCGGTACCACTACTTGCTCGCCCGCGCGTTCGCCGACGGCGACCCTAAGCGGGCGAGTGCGGCCCTCGCCAAAGCGTTAGAGCTCAACCCGCGGCACCCCGAAAGTCTGCTGATGCAGGTCGAGAGGCTGATCGACGCCGAGCAATACGTCAATGCGCGGAGCCTGCTAGCTAAAGTCTTGGAGGTGAACTCCAAGCATCCGGTCGCCAACGCCTACCAATCCGTGCTTCACAACATCGCGGGCGATGAGCAAGGCGAATCGTCCGCGCGGAACGCCGCCCTGTCTAGCTGGAAGAGCAACCCCGAAGTGGATCACACCATCGGGCGCAAGCTGTCCGACAAGTACCGCTTTAGCGAAGGCGCCGACTACCAGCGTCGCGCGCTGGAGATGGATAGCGGCTACCTGCCTGCACGGGTGCAGCTGGCGCAAGACCTTCTGCGTTTGGGCGAAGAGGAGGAAGGCTGGCGGTTGATTCAGGAGGTGTCAGCGACCGACGGTTACAACGTGGTGGCCCACAACCTTGCAACGCTCCACGACAGCCTGGTGAAGCACCAGGTGCTGGCGGATGATGCGTTTTACTTGCGCATGGAACAGCACGAAGCCGCCGTGTATGGCGAACGCGTCCTGGACCTACTCTCCAAAGCAAAACAGACAATTTGTGAGAAGTACGACGTTTCGATCGAAGAGCCTGTGGTGGTCGACATCTTCCCCAACAAGAACGACTTTGCCGTCCGGACGTTCGGAATCCCTGGAGCGGATGGCTTTCTGGGGGTCTGCTTCGGCAACGTGATCACCGCCAACAGCCCGGCTGCCCTGGGAGACACCAAGGCCAACTGGCAGGCCGTGCTGTGGCACGAGTTCTGTCACGTAGTCACCCTCAAGAAGTCGGCGAACAAGATGCCGCGTTGGCTCAGCGAGGGGATCTCAGTCTACGAGGAGCTGGAGCAGGACGAAACGTGGGGGCAGCGGATGACCCCCACCTACCGCCAGATGGTCCTCGACGGAGAGATGGCGCCCTTGAGCGAGCTCAGCTCGATGTTCCTGGCCCCCAAGAGCCCGCTGCACTTGCAGTTCGCCTACTACGAATCGTCAATGGCGGTCCGCTACCTAATCGAGAACTATGGCTTCGAGACTATCAAAATCATCCTCGACGACCTGGCGGCCGGTGTTTCGATCAACGAGGCGCTGGTGCGTCATGCCGATCCGCTGGGCAAGTTGAATTCCGGGTTCCAAGAGTACCTTACGAGTGAGGCAGAGGGCCTGGCGCCCAAACTGAATTGGGACGAGTTCGATCTTCCACCAGCGGCCGAAGCGGACGCTGTCGCCGAGTGGCTCGAAGGCCACCCCGACAACTTCTACGGCCTCATCCGCCACGCCCAGACGCTGCAGAGGTCCGGAGACTGGCAGGCCGCAATCGACCCGGCCAGCCGACTCCGCGAGCTCTACCCGGAGTACACCGGCGCGGGCAATGCTTACACTTTGCTTTCGCAATCCTACCATGAACTGAACGATGAGGCGTCCGAACGCGAAGCTCTGGAGGCGCTGGCGGCACGCGACAGTGAGGCGACCGGCGCGTTTTTCCGTCTGGCTGAGATGGCGGAGCAGAACCAGGACTGGGGCGCCGTGTTGCAGAACGCCGAGCGGCTGCTGGCAGTCGATCCCCTCACCCCAATCCCACACCGCTACCTGGCACGCGCTGCCGACGCTCTAGAGCAGCCAACAAGCGCGATTGCCGCCTACCGTGCGCTGCTGGAGTTCGAGACCAGCGATCCTGTTAATGCGCACTACCGGCTAGCAACGCTTCTGCAGGACGAAGGCCGCCGCGACGAGGCACGGCGCGAGGTGCTGCTTGCGTTGGAGGACGCGCCGCGTTTTCTCGATGCGCACAAGCTGCTGTTAGAACTCGTCGACATGAACGACGAAGCACCTTCAACCGACGCGCCGTCGGCCGAGCATGGCGAGCGCGAGTCCGAAGGGCAAACCGCTGGCGATGCCGAAACCGCATCCGAGGAACCATGA
- a CDS encoding DUF4159 domain-containing protein yields the protein MKSRYFKRIVFSAAMLLVAGVGGAQWMDWQDDDNMDRGGVPDWENNKRFQDDVFTFVRIQYSSGGRGGFGFRGRGGRGGAWRTDYPDSDLNLSFRLQQLTSLKVEPRPIYMRLTDDRLFDYPFIYIIEPGRLVFSEDEVQALRRYLLSGGFLMVDDFWGDYEWKNFYQQIKRVFPDREPSELPLDHDVFSCVYRLKEKPQVCGLRAAVQGRPWGVTWEDGHGGDCRTVHYKGLFDDDGRMMAIICHNTDLGDGWEEEGVSEWYFNEFAENKAYPMAINIIFYAMTH from the coding sequence ATGAAGAGTCGCTACTTTAAGCGGATTGTGTTCTCCGCGGCGATGCTGCTCGTCGCCGGCGTGGGCGGTGCGCAGTGGATGGATTGGCAGGACGACGACAACATGGATCGGGGTGGCGTTCCCGACTGGGAGAACAACAAGCGGTTCCAGGACGATGTGTTCACTTTTGTCCGCATCCAGTACAGCTCCGGCGGCCGCGGCGGCTTTGGTTTCCGTGGCAGAGGCGGCCGCGGCGGGGCGTGGCGGACCGACTACCCCGACAGCGACCTCAACCTGTCTTTCCGCCTGCAGCAGCTCACCTCTCTCAAGGTCGAGCCCCGTCCTATCTACATGCGGCTGACGGACGACCGATTGTTCGACTACCCATTCATCTACATTATCGAGCCAGGGCGGCTGGTCTTTAGTGAGGACGAGGTGCAGGCCCTGCGGCGGTATCTCCTCAGCGGCGGCTTCTTGATGGTTGACGACTTCTGGGGAGATTATGAGTGGAAAAACTTCTACCAGCAGATTAAGCGGGTATTCCCCGACCGGGAGCCAAGCGAGCTGCCGCTAGACCATGACGTCTTTAGCTGCGTCTACCGCCTTAAGGAGAAGCCGCAGGTTTGTGGCCTCCGCGCGGCCGTGCAGGGGCGTCCGTGGGGCGTCACCTGGGAGGACGGACACGGGGGCGACTGCCGCACCGTTCACTACAAGGGCCTGTTCGACGACGACGGCCGTATGATGGCTATCATCTGCCACAACACCGACCTGGGCGACGGCTGGGAGGAAGAGGGCGTTTCGGAGTGGTACTTCAACGAGTTCGCTGAGAACAAGGCCTACCCCATGGCTATCAACATTATCTTCTACGCGATGACACACTAA
- a CDS encoding FecR family protein, with amino-acid sequence MPPADDPKSFGTLQRLIQAWLDGDISADEMSRLSGMLRESRSARDVFLNAMQIDAELFWRYSAQPEVNTLLSIADDGVAHPLASLTEDQLAIWGDPGFQAVFGQLQGQEQSVHAWMQVYPRIRASVFLCIEDYDAAEGVVGEICKRVNQGRQRPETGLDVTAAKVTRQTLAQQLRSRSGSEARTCLQLVDVLMQADEPCDPAPVYESIESFVPHHVPADVLQMLSLRYLLEAPCEKIAESLGLAPQATYDRLARSRMFVWNLCVQQLDQAMPDDAEAYLSLANGLFDRPQTSHPPARRLARWLQAGPQNRQCFRTFCMLHESLYRQLSLGVLFDELSERKDAAFRRVVETAVDEFEARSRVASHGRSQTRKGVPSVAAIGWGAATAATLLLALTLYFWNGRAEVARTETPSPPPVPTHTPSATPDEPVPPPAPEVAPPPVVGVVSVALGLSADERAPLIKGEPIRKHDRITLDHGFVQLGTTSGGVWVLEAPVAAVIEGENQIYLETGRIVGRNAGHETALVVRTPTTSVYDLGTEFGVSVDADASTLVAVYEGAVELKAAKESDAGLRPPAVSVSAGFQTAVSTDAVAGGKVVPLPHDRGFVRPDELQLRQQAVDGSDDAAEMVAFYELLRIDGLLAYQGFHNATNGESYTIGLAQPGIRPQGSFAFGPKLAKNGAAFGLFDSLSIRDRRAVYLDLDVADGSRLAQAGLLGPDGKVGQRNGEVWISWRSRCDVPADEQLLWAGMSLMFGDERNKQEPLFMGEPASLTSFGIHSNIRKNSSESRIELDIDPSTPGVQPLPRDSLPHTLVACVEIRASGQATAKAWCDVEAAQLASTPPHASFDFDTFQFDRLRFEVASENRSAGCSFDEVIVAASLQSLEAAEEALATAAIPTTAH; translated from the coding sequence ATGCCCCCGGCAGACGACCCTAAATCGTTCGGCACGCTGCAACGCTTGATCCAGGCGTGGCTGGATGGCGACATCTCCGCAGACGAGATGTCCCGCCTGAGCGGCATGCTGCGCGAGAGCCGTTCGGCGCGCGACGTCTTCCTCAACGCCATGCAGATCGACGCGGAACTGTTCTGGCGGTACTCCGCGCAGCCGGAGGTGAACACGCTGCTTTCGATCGCCGATGACGGCGTCGCCCACCCCCTGGCGAGCCTCACCGAGGACCAGCTCGCGATCTGGGGCGACCCGGGCTTCCAAGCGGTGTTCGGCCAACTGCAAGGGCAAGAGCAATCGGTGCACGCCTGGATGCAGGTCTACCCACGCATCCGCGCGAGTGTCTTCCTTTGCATCGAGGACTACGACGCCGCTGAGGGTGTGGTCGGCGAGATCTGCAAGAGGGTCAACCAGGGCCGTCAGCGTCCTGAGACCGGGCTGGATGTCACCGCCGCCAAGGTCACCCGGCAGACGCTCGCACAACAGCTCCGAAGCAGGTCTGGGTCCGAAGCCCGGACTTGCTTGCAGCTTGTCGACGTGCTGATGCAGGCGGACGAGCCGTGCGACCCCGCCCCGGTCTACGAGTCGATCGAGTCGTTCGTGCCGCATCACGTCCCGGCTGATGTGCTCCAGATGCTCTCGCTCCGATACCTGCTCGAAGCGCCCTGCGAGAAGATCGCCGAGTCGCTTGGACTTGCACCGCAGGCGACCTACGACAGGCTCGCCCGCTCAAGGATGTTTGTCTGGAACCTGTGCGTCCAGCAGCTAGATCAAGCGATGCCCGACGACGCCGAAGCGTACCTCTCGTTGGCCAATGGTCTGTTCGACCGCCCGCAGACGTCGCACCCGCCCGCCCGACGCCTAGCTCGCTGGCTGCAGGCCGGCCCTCAGAATCGGCAGTGCTTCCGAACGTTCTGCATGCTCCACGAGTCGCTGTACCGGCAGCTCTCGCTTGGCGTGCTGTTTGATGAGCTTAGCGAACGCAAGGACGCCGCATTCCGAAGAGTCGTTGAAACGGCCGTCGATGAGTTCGAAGCCCGCTCCAGAGTCGCATCGCACGGACGGTCGCAGACACGCAAGGGAGTTCCATCGGTCGCCGCGATCGGCTGGGGCGCTGCCACGGCGGCCACCCTGCTCCTCGCGTTAACACTCTACTTCTGGAACGGCCGGGCCGAGGTTGCCCGTACCGAAACGCCGTCGCCGCCCCCAGTTCCAACCCACACGCCGTCCGCTACACCGGACGAACCCGTGCCCCCTCCCGCCCCTGAGGTGGCCCCGCCACCCGTGGTGGGGGTAGTATCGGTGGCGTTGGGGCTTTCGGCTGACGAGCGCGCTCCGCTCATCAAGGGTGAGCCTATCCGCAAGCACGATAGGATTACACTCGACCATGGGTTCGTACAGTTGGGCACAACCTCCGGCGGCGTGTGGGTCCTCGAGGCGCCGGTTGCGGCCGTGATCGAAGGCGAGAACCAGATCTATCTGGAGACCGGTCGGATTGTTGGCCGTAACGCAGGGCACGAAACGGCCCTCGTCGTGCGGACGCCAACGACGTCGGTCTACGACCTCGGCACGGAGTTCGGCGTTAGCGTCGACGCGGACGCATCGACCCTGGTCGCCGTTTACGAAGGCGCCGTCGAACTGAAAGCGGCGAAGGAAAGCGACGCCGGCCTGCGACCGCCGGCCGTAAGCGTGTCCGCCGGATTCCAGACGGCCGTTTCGACTGACGCCGTTGCAGGAGGAAAGGTAGTTCCCCTGCCGCACGACCGCGGCTTCGTGCGCCCGGATGAGTTGCAACTGCGGCAGCAAGCTGTCGACGGTTCCGATGATGCGGCAGAGATGGTGGCGTTCTACGAGCTACTCCGCATCGATGGCCTGCTCGCCTACCAGGGCTTCCACAACGCGACGAACGGAGAGTCCTACACGATCGGGTTGGCCCAACCAGGCATCCGACCCCAGGGCTCGTTCGCCTTCGGCCCGAAGCTGGCGAAGAACGGCGCCGCGTTCGGTCTCTTCGACTCGCTCTCCATCAGGGATCGCCGGGCGGTTTATCTTGACCTCGACGTGGCCGATGGTTCTCGGCTTGCCCAGGCGGGCCTGCTTGGTCCGGACGGGAAGGTCGGGCAGCGGAATGGAGAGGTCTGGATATCGTGGAGGTCAAGGTGCGACGTGCCTGCCGACGAGCAGCTCTTGTGGGCAGGCATGTCCTTGATGTTCGGCGACGAACGCAACAAACAGGAGCCGCTGTTCATGGGCGAACCGGCGAGCCTCACCTCGTTTGGAATCCACTCCAACATCCGCAAGAACTCGAGCGAGTCACGCATCGAGCTGGACATCGATCCCTCTACCCCCGGCGTCCAACCGCTGCCGAGGGATTCCCTGCCGCACACCCTGGTCGCCTGCGTTGAAATACGAGCGTCGGGGCAAGCCACCGCAAAGGCTTGGTGCGACGTCGAAGCAGCGCAACTGGCCTCAACGCCACCCCACGCCTCGTTTGACTTCGACACGTTCCAATTCGATCGACTGCGATTCGAGGTCGCCAGCGAAAACCGCTCGGCGGGCTGCTCCTTCGACGAGGTGATTGTTGCTGCGTCACTTCAGTCGCTGGAAGCCGCGGAGGAAGCTCTCGCCACTGCGGCGATCCCGACGACTGCCCATTAG